AGAAGTGCTTGAGCCACCCAATATTAGCATCTCTAACAACCATGAACTTATGAAAGCATCAAGAAACTGGGGGATAAAGCCAAAATACAAGCAAAAATAGACGAAATTTTACACAAGAAACACGTTAATTTCAGGTATCAGCCCTCTTATTAGCAGGAATCCACTGGCCATTCTCGTATTCCTGATGAATTCTGAGGCTGCCAAACGGATACAGAAACTCATCCCCTGAACTCTCGAAATACACGTAGTATTTGTAGCCAGCTCTACCCGAGATTCTTCCAACCCACCAACCATCATTATCAAAAGCGTCCACTTTTTCAAGAACATGAAACTCCGAGACATTTATCTGAGGAGGTAAAGGCCTGACTGTTGAAGCTTCAACAACCTCCTTGAGCAACTCTTTTTCATTATCTTCTTTGAGTAAAGTTTTGTACTCCACCAGGAACTTGTTTTTACCCCGTTTGGCAATAATCTTGGCCTCGTAGTAGGAACCCAAGAACCCATCTTCGTTGCAGCATATCTCCACTGAATCACCTACCCTGATGGCCATTCTTCAAGTCCTTTTCCCTTCTCTTGAATTGATCAACTATTCAAGAttgagtttttggaaaaattctggCAAGAATGACTGAATTACTCGAATGGAgggagttttttatttttattttttttttggtacagtGAAAACAACGGAGGAAGTCTTGTTTTATCATGGCTAAGCAGTTTTCCTGTTCCTAGACGGACAACGCGCAGTAGTCACTGTATTTGGATTTAGGAAACCGAGAAAGGGTAAAAGGGACCGGTCGGTTGGGAAAACAGTACAGCACTTGATCACGTGGGATGCTTTAGTCCTTGATGTGATAAATGATGGGGCAAATTATCCATTAGTCACTAAACTTTTTAAATAGTGTAGTTTTGACCATTTAATCTTCAAAATTAATGAATTTACCcactaaaatatcaaaagtttaaTTATTGGACAATTTCATCCGTTTTTTACAGTTAAGTCTAACAGATTTGGTTATATCTCATGGCTCGTACGAATTTTAGACATGAAAATTTTAATGTTGAAAACAGACAAAATGGATAATACACTTTTGATAATTTAAAGGATAAACGGATACTTCAAAAGTCAAATAGCCAAAATCCTATTATTCAAAATATTTAGTGAATATCTTGGTAATTTACTCTAAATGAAACAGTGGATGGTCGGGCTCGGCAGTGCCCATTATCCTataaaagttttccagattctAATTGGAACCATACaatttttaaaaaggaaaatctcaACTATGAATTTGATCAATTACACCTAAACAATTGTTGATAATCTTTTCCTATACCTACTAACGTAGGTGCTATTTAGCTTGAAGAGACACTACTCTAAGTTCTTATTggggaaaattttttaattaataaataGGCACTCTGAATTTTAACAAGGGAAAAATATATAATCAATAAAGAGCCACTCGGAATTCTtacaagggaaaaaaatttatttaatctcCTAATTACTTAACTAATGCCCAACATATCATTTTTGAGAAACACGTGCAGGGTGGTTAGAAGTTTGATGCATCATTTTTAACAACAACTAAATTATTGTCTATACACACATATAGGAATTTTGACTAACTTGTGTCACATTCTACACTATTggcataattttataattttttataaaataatttttaagtAAATTGAATTTTAGGAATCGAAAGATgagtttaaataataaaaaaatgtttGAATGGCGATGTAAAATAACGCTGGGCTCAACTGTAGAtctgattttccttttttcaaattAGAAAAAATTGAAGTGTgcttggatagagtattatttgaaataattactatagtactttttatgatatgatgtatatgagataaaaaaataaattaaaaaataaatttataatactagcaaaatattatataaaataattcaacaatccaaacacacctaTTTAATATCATTGGGCTCAAATTCAAAGCTTGAGATTCTCCCCTCGCGATTTCAGCCCAGAATGTAATCCCCGCAGCCCAAATAGTTCCTTCAACCCGAAGAAAGGAACATCCCGACCCGGAAATCCAACCTGGTCAAACTGAAAAAATGATTCTCGCCCATGTTCAAACCACCACGGCACCACCAGCTGACGGCAAAAAAGCAAAAGCAGAGTCGTAAATTCTCATTAGAAACCACAGAAGTTTCCAGAACAATGGCTTTAGCGACGAGGCAAAGGCGGACGCTACCGACCGATCTCTTGACGACGTCGTCAAGTTCGTCGTCCTCTTCGTATACGAAGCTCGATAAGCCGAAGAAATCCGACGCCGGACAAGATGAGGTCGACCGCGGGTTAGGATGGTTGTTGCCGTTGATTTCTCTCGGAATGCTGAGATACATGAGCTCTACGACGAATATAATTCACGATTGCGATGAGGTCTTCAATTATTGGGAGCCTCTTCACTATCTCCTTTACAAGTCTGGCTTCCAAACTTGGGAATATAGGTCCATTTCTCTCTTCTCAATGCTCAATTTAAACATAGTTGTgtaaaacttttcttttatattttagtaGCTTAATTTGGATTTGTTTTTTGGTCTTAATGTTTTAATCGAGAATTGATCTATGTTTCTTCATGAGTTGCATCCGTAAAATAGTGAAATTCTAGGAGCTAAATTTCTCTTTTTCGGATTTTCATTTACAGAGCAGAGCTATTACGTGCTCAAACTTGATTGAGTTTtctaaacaattttttttttttaaattttggctGAAGTGGAAGTTTGCAGTTGATATTAAGCATACGGTAGGACATTATCTGTTTCTGCACAAAGGAATAGCAACACTTATTATGGAGTAAAAGAAAAACAGGCTTGGGGTATAAGTCGAGTTTCACCACATCTTCGCCTGCTTCACGTGGCATTGTCGTTAAATTGATATTTTGCATCCTGCAGCTCCCAATTTGCACTGCGCTCGTATCTTTACATTATTTTCCACAAGTTAATCGCATCCCCTGCTTCCTGGTGGTTTGGTGAGGAAAAAGTAAGAACACCTCAagcttctttttgtttttctttccctgacttctttttgttgttttccCTGAATCTGTCTTAACTGGTACACGTGTATAACTTTCAGGTCAGGGTATTTTATGCTGTGAGAATTTTTCTTGGACTCATCTCCACCGCAACAGATGCTGCTCTTGTGGTTGCCCTGTCCAGAAAGTATGGAAAACGTCTTGCATCTTATGCGCTTGCCATGCTATGCCTAACCAGTGGCTGTTTCTTTGCTAGTACTAGTAGGTAGCTTTTCCCAGTGATCTCTATCCAAGCTTCCAGCGTGTTTATAAATGGTTGAACAAATTAGCATCTTTCTGGACCTTGCTTTGATTTTGTTATTGTTTTCACGTTCAATTtgtttggtcttttcacagcaTAAGTTTATATTGGGCTAAATTTGCAGGTTTTCTGCCTAGTTCGTTCTCCATGTATGCTATGTCTCTTTCCTCagcactttttctttttgagaagCCTGCCTGCCATGGCAGTTGCTATTGCAGCAACTGGAGTTATTCTTGGCTGGCCATTCTCGATCTTGGCATTTCTTCCAATAACTATCTACTCCCTCGTTAAAAGGTTTAAAGAAGCATTCCTTTCAGGGCTAATCAGTTCCCTTGCACTGTTGGTGAGTGGATTTGGTTATAACTTTAGTATTGCTCCTCAACTCTTTAATATCCTGATTTTTTGTATAAATTGCCAAGTTTGATCATTTAAGTTGTTGTTGAATTACATTATAAGGAATTTGATCTCTTCCAGGTGCTCTCCCTCGTGTTTGACTACTACTACTATGGAAAGTGGACATCATCGGTTCTGAATCTCTTGGTGTATAATGTCTTAGGTGGTGGGGAGAGTCATTTGTATGGTACTGAAGGGCCGCTGTATTACCTGAAGAATGGCTTTAATAACTTTAACTTCTGCTTCCTTCTTGCCCTGCTGTTCCTTGTGGTTCTTCCTGTTGCAAGAAAGAAGTATCAACCAGATTTATTGGTCGTCATCTCTCCTATCTATATATGGATAGGTTTCATGTCTCTGCAGCAGTCTCACAAAGAAGAAAGGTTTGCTTGATTTGTTGTCCTTGTATTTTGAAAATTAACAATGGGCTTTATTTTGTCCTTTTTTGCATCTATATTTTTCATAGTCAGTCCCTTTGAAGTGTTTATTGGTTGCAACATGcagaatctgaatttttttttgggtctacTATCAAGGCTTAGTATGCTGTATTGTTTTATAACCTGGATGGCATTTGTTTAGTGTTCTCTAACCTAGATGTATTACATTCTCCACTTGGCTTAGATTATCTTCAAACATGTTGTTTTTACTGTACTAATGGGTTGTACAATCATCAAGGATTTGAAACTATGGAAGGTTTGTTAGGTTGCTTACTTAGAGAGTAAGAGTTGTTCTTTGAAGATTTTTCAGGCTTTTTAGGTCTGTGAAATGTATTCTCTGTTGGCTGCATACTGAAGGAAAATTCAGAACATCAAAGCTTGATAGAATGATTTAGAAGTGAAGAACTTGTGAAAGGACTGATACAAAGGATTACTATATTCATCCTACCGCTAAAAGTGAAGAATTTGTTTAACAGTTTATAATGTTCTATTCAACTGAAAGAACACAACCACATAATGCATTTGCAAGTTGTTTGTTTTTCCCCTTTTCCCTTTTACCACCTGCTACAAGTTTTCCATGGAAAAATGCTGTATTTTTGGATGACCTGGTGGTGTGCATCAGTGCAACCCTGTAGATTCCAAAAGATTGTGTTGCATGGATATTAATGGTTGTGGCATTGTTTAACAAGCTAAGCTCAAAGTTTTAAAGTATACTCATCTTATTACCTCTGATGGACTTTCTGCTAGGTTTCTCTATCCAATTTATCCCCTTATCTGTGTTGCTGCTTCAGCTGTCATTGAGAGCTTTCCTGATTTTTTCCGGGATAAGCATGATCCACGCAACCCATCCGTGCTTGTCAAGGTAATATGAGTCCTAACTGCTGCTTTATATTGGTTCAGTGCCTGTTCCTGGTGAAAAATTACCTTTGATTTGTTAATGCAGGTTGCTAAATTTCTGAGACCTGTGATTCTTGGCTTAATTTTGTGTGTTTCCCATTCTCGGACATTTTCCCTGATTCATGGCTATTCCGCACCTTTGGAGATTTACAAGCATTTTGAGCATCATGATGATGTAGGAACTGGTGAGAATCCATTTATCTGATTATGGGATCTGATGCTTTTCGTCAAATTCTGGCTATGTTACTTTAGTATCATGGCTAGTTCTTAATCATCTGTCCTCAAGGCCTACAGAATATAAGAAGACTATGGAACTGGTTAGACAAAACTTGTATGCCTGCTTACtgtcaaattaaaatttttcctCATTGTTCCAGCAAATTGCCTTCTTCCCCCATCCCTTTTCCCTCCGTTTTAATTTCCTTCTAAGATGATATAtgaattttcttttcccttttcatggTAAACAAGTATCAAATTATTCTAACAAGGCTTCCTGTTTAATTGAAGTACGGGATTTCCTGAATTGGTCTATTTTTCTTGCTATTGACAAAATTGTCAGTGCTTTTGGGGTTAATTTAATTGTTCACATTTAGAAACAATCGTAGCCAAGTTTATTCTGGGTGTTtgcttcccaaaaaaaaaaaaaaaatctggatgTTTATTTCCTCCTAATTTCATGTGTGCCTTACTTATTTGTTTCATGTATTTACAGGTTCTGTTGTTTGTGTTGGGAGTGAGTGGCACCGCTTTCCTTCATCTTTTTTCATTCCTGATTATGTGGCCCAAGTTCAGTGGATAGATGATGGGTTCAGGGGTCTTCTTCCATTCCCTTTTAACTCTACCTTGGGTGGAACTTCAGCAGCACCGCCTTATTTCAACAATAAGAACAAGGCATCAGATGGCCAATATGTAATCAAACTTTGACTTTCTAGTGAATAAGCATCTCTCTTTCCCTTCCTTTTTCACATATTTCACTAGCTTCACTTGTTATTTTGTTATAAAGAAAAAGATTATTATCTTTGTTTTTGTGTGAATTGTTCAATGGGTTACTATAATTGGTTACTTTGTTTCCTTCTATATTACAGCTCCAGGATCTTGAGAAGTGCACTTTCCTTGTAGAGCTTCAGCTTCAACGGCCAGTCCTTTCCCGTGGAAGTGACTTGTCGAAGTGGGAGGTACAgccgctctctctctctcacacacacacacatattcaGACTTTTGTGCACACAACTGGGTGCACCATATGCAGATAcataaaataccaaaaaggGGTTGTTTTTCTGACTGGGAGTTTCTCTTATGTAGGTTGTTGCAGCATTACCATATCTCGACAGGGAAATGTCGCCTCCCCTTTACCGCTCTTTCTTTATCCCCCATCTTTGGCTGCAGAAGAATGTCTTTGGCCTATACAAGCTGCTGAAGAGAATACCAAAATAGCTAGCAGATTATGAGAAACCTTTCATTAGTTGAGTAGTGCTAACTTTTTCTACGCTTTTACTAATAGAAGTTTTCTGAAGACCCAGTTTGCTAATTGAGATTAGGAACACTCCAGCTGAAAGCTCTCTACCCCAGTTTGTTTTCAAGAATGTCACCCTCCCTCTGTTTACCGCTACATGCAAATACTTTCAGTGAGATCGTGGCATTTAGTGTAATGTGTCTAGTTGTAGCTGATCTTTCTTCTGATCTCCTCATGCCACCATTGTGGAGTCTCATGGCATCGGTCATAAACTAGCTATTTGTTGGTTACTCGCTGGCAAGCCATTGTTTTTATTTGAAGGGAGGTAAAAGGGGGATGGTAAATTGGGTTTTATGCAACCTCTCATAGATTAATTCGCACAAATTTGAATTGGAAAATCATGCCCCGGACTCAGCTGAGTTTCAAAGATCATATTTGTGGTACTGGCAGGAAAAATTTTCTCCACTCTTCTTGTGGCTAGTGGAAATCTTCACGGTGACTGAATGCTAGGAGGTGATGATGCGCGATTATATTGCTTTATCAACGGATGCCTCTCTAATTTCGGACCAAGGGTCCTGAATGTTTTACAATATTCAAATGAACACCTTCAGGCAAATTTGGAATCTGGAGATATTTCATGGTTTTGATGTTCGATAGAATTAATGCTTATATCATCATCTCCTTGACCGGGAAACTCTTTTGACGCTGAAAATGTTACTACAAGTAAGATTCATGTATCGATTATAACTGTTTTCGTCCAAGGGGAAGAGAGGGGATTAGAGGAGGAGAGactcaaaagagaaaaaaatgaagtaaaCGCAAGAGTCTTGAGCAATGTGGTTTTATGGCAGAGTGGCGGTACTGAGGTACAATTGCTTCCACGGTTGGAGGTTTCCCAAAGGGTACTGAAATGCATTTTCTTAGAGAAACTATCTGTGATCAAGGAGAGGGAGCGTATGTTCTTCTGGAGTAGCATACATGATCCAACTTGTAGAAGCGTAAGGTGTTCTGAAATGATAGGAATTCGAAAATAAACCAAAGACATTTTGCAAAACTACTACGAAAGTTGGCGAAATCAAATGAGAAGGTGATGAAATCCTTAACAAATACCCTCACAATGTTTGCTGACATTGATGGCAATACTGTCAAGTGCACGGAATAACTCAACACATAGCGGTTCAGGTAGATTGAAATTACACTCTTTCCATTTACTTTTTGATATGGTTACATGTAGCCCGCACTTGTGAGATCAATACAATAGCCAACTCATGAAGATTACAACAAACCCCACAGGAATAGGGATAAACAGTAACCCCTTAAAGATACATCAACCATTTAATCATTCATTCATACTAGCCCGAATAGTTACATCCGATAAACTGAATTTGCAA
Above is a genomic segment from Coffea eugenioides isolate CCC68of chromosome 5, Ceug_1.0, whole genome shotgun sequence containing:
- the LOC113771900 gene encoding DUF724 domain-containing protein 7-like, yielding MAIRVGDSVEICCNEDGFLGSYYEAKIIAKRGKNKFLVEYKTLLKEDNEKELLKEVVEASTVRPLPPQINVSEFHVLEKVDAFDNDGWWVGRISGRAGYKYYVYFESSGDEFLYPFGSLRIHQEYENGQWIPANKRADT
- the LOC113771085 gene encoding LOW QUALITY PROTEIN: dol-P-Man:Man(6)GlcNAc(2)-PP-Dol alpha-1,2-mannosyltransferase (The sequence of the model RefSeq protein was modified relative to this genomic sequence to represent the inferred CDS: deleted 1 base in 1 codon); translation: MFKPPRHHQLTAKKQKQSRKFSLETTEVSRTMALATRQRRTLPTDLLTTSSSSSSSSYTKLDKPKKSDAGQDEVDRGLGWLLPLISLGMLRYMSSTTNIIHDCDEVFNYWEPLHYLLYKSGFQTWEYSSQFALRSYLYIIFHKLIASPASWWFGEEKVRVFYAVRIFLGLISTATDAALVVALSRKYGKRLASYALAMLCLTSGCFFASTSFLPSSFSMYAMSLSSALFLFEKLPAMAVAIAATGVILGWPFSILAFLPITIYSLVKRFKEAFLSGLISSLALLVLSLVFDYYYYGKWTSSVLNLLVYNVLGGGESHLYGTEGPLYYLKNGFNNFNFCFLLALLFLVVLPVARKKYQPDLLVVISPIYIWIGFMSLQQSHKEERFLYPIYPLICVAASAVIESFPDFFRDKHDPRNPSVLVKVAKFLRPVILGLILCVSHSRTFSLIHGYSAPLEIYKHFEHHDDVGTGSVVCVGSEWHRFPSSFFIPDYVAQVQWIDDGFRGLLPFPFNSTLGGTSAAPPYFNNKNKASDGQYLQDLEKCTFLVELQLQRPVLSRGSDLSKWEVVAALPYLDREMSPPLYRSFFIPHLWLQKNVFGLYKLLKRIPK